The following are encoded together in the Candidatus Eisenbacteria bacterium genome:
- a CDS encoding DUF4301 family protein: MMRTAPVFEPRDLESMRHRGVRVEDVVDQLERIRHGSGRVHLLRAATIGDGIERSLGRDAELDQQGREAIAAGRCGCFVPASGAATRMFQDLIATLDQGIEIETETTRRLLDELPRFAFHDALASELQRRGLSAERLRAAGRARPILEALLEDDGLGYANAPKGMVLFHKAPEGPRTALEEHLFDAAAMMADGRGVARVHFTTAPEHEQRITDFIRERAATMSAGVGASFEVSVSTQGPESQCVAATPEGAPFRDTAGRLVFRPGGHGALLPNLEGTRGDLLFVRNVDNVPAAREAVHQWVPRMLGRLAEVERRTHEHLRRLDDSDDEGAVEAAVAFAATTFRRSPSPTEGEDAKSRARALLDRPIRVCGMVPNAGEPGGGPFWTRGADGSVSLQIVEQAQVGAEQRSILAGATHFNPVFMAVALRDRHGRPRDLRPFVDPEAVIVTRKSEGGRELLALERPGLWNGAMAHWNTLFLEVPLATFAPVKTIFDLLRPEHQPASDGAPRTRSSADQV, from the coding sequence ATGATGCGAACGGCACCGGTGTTCGAACCGCGCGACCTCGAGTCGATGCGCCATCGCGGCGTGCGGGTCGAGGACGTGGTCGACCAGCTCGAGCGGATCCGACATGGCTCGGGGCGCGTGCATCTGCTGCGCGCGGCGACCATCGGCGATGGCATCGAGCGCTCCTTGGGCCGGGACGCCGAGCTCGACCAACAGGGACGAGAGGCGATCGCCGCCGGACGCTGCGGCTGCTTCGTTCCGGCCTCGGGCGCCGCGACCCGCATGTTCCAGGACCTCATCGCGACGCTCGATCAGGGCATCGAGATCGAGACCGAGACGACGAGGCGGCTGCTCGACGAGCTGCCGCGATTCGCCTTCCACGACGCTCTGGCCAGCGAGCTCCAGCGCCGCGGGCTCTCGGCCGAGCGGCTGCGCGCCGCGGGCCGGGCGCGGCCGATCCTCGAAGCGCTGCTGGAAGACGATGGCCTGGGATACGCCAACGCGCCGAAGGGCATGGTGCTCTTCCATAAGGCACCCGAAGGACCCCGGACCGCCCTCGAGGAGCACTTGTTCGATGCGGCGGCGATGATGGCCGACGGACGAGGCGTCGCCCGCGTCCACTTCACGACCGCTCCCGAGCACGAGCAAAGGATCACGGATTTCATTCGCGAGCGCGCGGCCACGATGTCCGCGGGGGTCGGCGCATCGTTCGAAGTGAGCGTCTCGACCCAGGGCCCCGAGTCACAGTGCGTGGCGGCCACGCCCGAAGGCGCCCCGTTTCGCGACACCGCCGGAAGGCTGGTGTTCCGTCCGGGCGGGCACGGGGCGTTGCTGCCCAATCTCGAAGGCACGCGTGGCGACCTGCTGTTCGTGCGCAATGTCGACAATGTTCCGGCTGCCCGTGAGGCGGTGCATCAATGGGTGCCTCGAATGCTGGGACGCCTCGCCGAGGTCGAGCGCCGGACGCACGAGCATCTGCGGCGCCTCGATGATTCCGACGACGAAGGCGCCGTCGAAGCCGCCGTGGCGTTTGCCGCCACGACGTTTCGCCGGAGTCCCTCGCCGACCGAAGGGGAGGACGCGAAGAGCCGGGCGCGCGCGCTGCTCGACCGCCCGATCCGCGTTTGCGGCATGGTGCCCAACGCCGGCGAGCCCGGCGGTGGCCCCTTCTGGACGCGCGGGGCGGACGGCAGCGTGAGCCTCCAGATCGTCGAGCAGGCCCAGGTCGGCGCCGAGCAGCGATCGATTTTGGCAGGCGCGACCCACTTCAATCCGGTGTTCATGGCCGTCGCACTCCGGGACCGGCACGGGCGCCCGCGGGACCTGCGCCCCTTCGTCGACCCCGAAGCGGTGATCGTGACGCGGAAGAGCGAGGGAGGGCGCGAGCTGCTGGCTCTCGAGCGGCCCGGGCTGTGGAACGGCGCGATGGCCCATTGGAACACCCTCTTCCTCGAAGTCCCGCTCGCGACGTTCGCTCCGGTCAAGACGATCTTCGACCTGCTGCGGCCCGAGCATCAGCCGGCATCGGATGGAGCGCCCCGGACGCGATCGAGCGCGGATCAGGTGTGA
- a CDS encoding PIG-L family deacetylase → MELNRLSPLRSAWLAALIVALSIVPGPSLRSAAAAGSERVPPAGREPDPDWQPREPMNGADLALAMRRLRVLGSALYVAAHPDDENTAFLTYLTQGRLARAGYLSLTRGDGGQNLIGDQIGEALGVIRTHELLGARTIDGAEQYFTRALDFGFSKTADETMEFWGRDSTLADVVRVIRGYRPDVMVLRFPTDGRGGHGHHTASAILAEAAFEAAGDSTRFPEQLGSLRPWRPKRLLWNRFGADTTQAAGKPALIRIDLGGYQPLLGRSYTEIAGESRSMHKSQGFGAPERRGTIPNFFDPRLGDTPTTDLFEGIDLTWNRIKGGAAVDRILAEAEKAFDPSKPQAALPALLKAHAAMSKLGDDPWVAIKRAELDDVIRSCAGLWIEALALRPTASPGGEVRIATAAIQRTPAAITLESVQFPLDGGSRDTPRTLRLNHATADTVRLTLPATMPVGQPYWLAHRRSKGRFTVEPTEVGHAMDAPALSARMTFRIEGERVAFDLPVAYRWTDPVKGERYRPFAVTPAVTMTFDQKFYVFPAKGVTRAVRVLVESPDVPVEGSVTLVTPPEFDLATASHDVKLVGNGAATSVEFRVTRSSKAPPASGAFRLEFKDGRGATSYGHQVIDHAHLPITDLYPPAEVPYVATDIQRRGESIGYVMGSGDEGPSALRQMGYDVTLLTDADLQWGDLSKYHTLVTGVRAWNTRDVLKRIGSSRLAPYVAAGRTLVVQYNTAEPRLGEQMGFGRFTIGRDRVTVEEAPLRMRESDPLLTAPNKIAAADFDGWVQERGLYFATAWDSSAFVAPLSSNDPGEPARDGGLIYKRHGDGHMVYTGYAFFRQLPAGVPGAYRLFANLVSLESAAKGGRGAATKRKGTAGSPSSRSAP, encoded by the coding sequence ATGGAACTCAACCGGCTCTCTCCGCTCCGCTCCGCGTGGCTCGCTGCGCTCATCGTTGCGCTGAGCATCGTGCCCGGCCCGAGCCTTCGCAGCGCCGCGGCTGCCGGATCCGAGCGCGTTCCGCCCGCGGGACGGGAGCCCGATCCCGACTGGCAGCCGCGCGAGCCGATGAACGGCGCCGACCTCGCACTCGCCATGCGCCGGCTGCGCGTCCTGGGCAGCGCGCTCTACGTCGCCGCCCATCCCGACGACGAGAACACGGCCTTTCTCACGTACCTGACGCAGGGCCGGCTGGCCCGCGCCGGCTACCTCTCGCTCACCCGTGGCGACGGCGGTCAGAACCTGATCGGCGATCAGATCGGCGAAGCGCTCGGCGTGATCCGCACCCACGAGCTGCTCGGCGCGCGCACCATCGACGGCGCCGAGCAGTACTTCACCCGCGCGCTCGATTTCGGCTTCTCGAAGACGGCCGACGAAACCATGGAGTTCTGGGGACGCGATTCGACTCTGGCCGACGTGGTGCGGGTGATCCGCGGCTACCGCCCGGACGTGATGGTGCTCCGCTTCCCGACCGATGGCCGCGGAGGACATGGCCACCACACCGCCTCGGCGATCCTGGCGGAAGCCGCGTTCGAAGCCGCCGGCGACTCGACGCGGTTCCCCGAGCAGCTCGGATCCTTGCGTCCCTGGCGGCCCAAGCGACTGCTCTGGAACCGGTTCGGCGCCGACACCACCCAGGCCGCGGGCAAGCCGGCCTTGATCCGCATCGATCTCGGCGGTTACCAGCCGCTGCTCGGACGCTCGTACACGGAGATCGCCGGCGAGAGCCGCAGCATGCACAAGAGCCAGGGCTTCGGCGCGCCGGAGCGGCGCGGCACGATCCCCAACTTCTTCGACCCGCGTCTCGGCGACACGCCCACGACCGATCTGTTCGAGGGCATCGACCTCACCTGGAACCGGATCAAGGGTGGAGCGGCCGTCGATCGCATCCTGGCCGAGGCGGAGAAGGCGTTCGACCCGTCGAAGCCCCAGGCGGCGCTGCCCGCGCTGCTGAAGGCTCACGCCGCCATGAGCAAGCTCGGTGACGATCCATGGGTGGCCATCAAGCGCGCCGAGCTCGACGACGTGATCCGCTCGTGCGCCGGACTGTGGATCGAGGCGCTCGCGCTCCGGCCCACGGCTTCGCCCGGGGGAGAAGTGCGAATCGCGACCGCCGCGATCCAAAGGACTCCGGCTGCGATCACGCTCGAGTCCGTCCAATTCCCACTCGATGGTGGGAGCCGAGACACGCCACGAACCCTGCGGCTCAACCACGCGACCGCGGACACCGTGCGCCTGACCCTGCCGGCGACCATGCCGGTCGGCCAGCCCTACTGGCTGGCGCACCGGCGCAGCAAGGGGCGGTTCACGGTCGAGCCCACCGAGGTCGGACACGCGATGGACGCGCCGGCCCTGTCGGCGCGGATGACGTTCCGGATCGAAGGCGAGCGGGTCGCGTTCGACCTGCCGGTCGCGTACCGCTGGACGGATCCGGTGAAGGGCGAGCGCTACCGGCCGTTCGCCGTGACGCCGGCGGTCACGATGACCTTCGATCAGAAGTTCTACGTCTTCCCGGCGAAGGGTGTCACGCGCGCGGTGCGAGTCCTGGTGGAGAGTCCAGACGTGCCGGTCGAAGGCTCGGTGACATTGGTCACGCCGCCCGAGTTCGATTTGGCGACGGCGAGCCACGACGTGAAGCTGGTGGGGAATGGTGCTGCGACTTCCGTGGAGTTCCGTGTCACGCGCTCGAGCAAAGCGCCGCCGGCGTCAGGCGCGTTCCGCCTGGAGTTCAAAGACGGCCGGGGCGCCACCTCCTACGGTCATCAGGTGATCGATCACGCTCACCTGCCGATCACCGATCTGTATCCGCCTGCCGAGGTGCCTTACGTGGCCACGGACATCCAGCGGCGCGGCGAGTCGATCGGCTACGTGATGGGCTCGGGCGACGAAGGGCCCTCGGCGCTGCGACAGATGGGCTACGACGTCACGCTGCTCACCGACGCCGATCTCCAATGGGGCGATCTGTCGAAGTACCACACCCTGGTCACCGGCGTGCGCGCCTGGAACACGCGCGACGTCCTCAAGCGCATCGGCTCCTCGCGACTCGCGCCTTACGTGGCGGCCGGTCGCACGCTGGTGGTCCAGTACAACACCGCCGAGCCACGGCTCGGCGAGCAGATGGGTTTCGGCCGCTTCACCATCGGCCGCGACCGCGTGACCGTGGAGGAGGCCCCGCTGCGGATGCGGGAGAGCGACCCGCTGCTCACGGCGCCCAACAAGATCGCCGCCGCGGACTTCGACGGCTGGGTGCAGGAGCGAGGGCTCTACTTCGCGACCGCGTGGGATTCGTCGGCGTTCGTCGCACCGCTCTCCAGCAACGACCCGGGCGAGCCGGCACGCGATGGGGGCCTGATCTACAAGCGTCACGGCGACGGCCACATGGTCTACACCGGCTACGCGTTCTTCCGTCAGTTGCCGGCCGGCGTGCCCGGCGCCTACCGGCTGTTCGCCAACCTGGTGAGCCTCGAGTCGGCCGCCAAAGGCGGCCGGGGCGCTGCCACCAAGCGAAAGGGCACGGCGGGCTCACCCTCGAGCCGGAGCGCGCCCTAG
- the argC gene encoding N-acetyl-gamma-glutamyl-phosphate reductase: protein MNDPLGALPAGLDVAPEEARPSVTLEAAASAPAATRAGSPPGVRLAVLGASGYAGQELIRLAFAHPRLTVAWLGSREHAGASAEVALPGLDPRAVSLPSLREPLDLEHALDTDAVDVVIACLPHGAWRSLAAEHRALGEKPRRVVDLSSDHRTGEAGYVYGLPEGFRASLAGATRIANPGCYPTAFTLALLPAAEAGWLDGPVAVSAVSGVSGAGRAPQLGTSLVERSSSAAIYRAGGDHPHVAEMERTLARLGAALPVGFVPHLAPMSRGILLSASAPLARSVEPDEARGAYRRRYAEEPFVRVLEGDVWPDTRAVSHSNRCDVAVTTLHGGRTLLATTALDNLVKGAAGQAIQNLNIALGWPEATGLPAHGIPW, encoded by the coding sequence GTGAACGACCCGCTCGGTGCTTTGCCGGCGGGCCTGGACGTGGCCCCCGAGGAGGCACGGCCCAGCGTCACCTTGGAGGCGGCGGCTTCGGCGCCTGCGGCCACGCGCGCGGGTTCTCCGCCGGGGGTCCGGTTGGCCGTGCTGGGGGCGAGCGGCTATGCCGGTCAGGAGCTGATCCGCCTGGCCTTCGCCCACCCCCGGCTCACGGTCGCGTGGCTGGGATCGCGCGAGCACGCGGGGGCATCCGCCGAGGTGGCCCTGCCCGGCCTCGATCCGCGGGCCGTGTCCCTCCCATCGCTCCGCGAGCCGCTGGATCTCGAGCATGCGCTCGACACCGATGCCGTCGACGTCGTGATCGCCTGCCTGCCGCACGGCGCCTGGCGCTCGCTGGCCGCGGAGCATCGGGCACTGGGCGAGAAGCCGCGCCGAGTGGTCGATCTCTCGTCGGACCACCGTACGGGTGAAGCCGGTTACGTCTATGGATTGCCCGAGGGGTTCCGCGCTTCGCTGGCCGGCGCGACACGCATCGCCAATCCCGGCTGCTACCCCACCGCCTTCACGCTGGCATTGCTTCCGGCGGCCGAGGCGGGCTGGCTCGATGGTCCCGTCGCCGTGAGCGCCGTCTCGGGCGTGAGCGGTGCGGGACGAGCGCCGCAGCTCGGCACCTCGCTCGTCGAACGCTCGTCTTCGGCCGCCATCTACCGCGCGGGCGGCGATCATCCTCACGTCGCCGAGATGGAGCGCACGCTCGCGCGCCTCGGCGCCGCTCTGCCGGTCGGTTTCGTGCCGCACCTCGCGCCGATGTCGCGCGGCATCCTGCTCAGCGCGAGCGCACCGCTCGCGCGGTCGGTCGAGCCGGACGAGGCCCGTGGCGCCTATCGTCGCCGCTATGCCGAGGAGCCCTTCGTGCGCGTGCTCGAAGGCGACGTCTGGCCGGACACGCGCGCCGTGAGCCACTCGAACCGGTGTGACGTCGCCGTCACCACCTTGCACGGCGGCCGCACGCTGCTCGCCACCACAGCGCTCGACAATCTCGTCAAGGGCGCGGCCGGCCAGGCGATCCAGAACCTCAACATCGCGCTCGGCTGGCCGGAAGCCACCGGGCTGCCGGCGCATGGGATTCCATGGTGA
- the argB gene encoding acetylglutamate kinase: MDVGATAPSCPVVLKLGGRALEREGAWAELATALRAHHEGIVLVHGGGAEVSAWSRRLGLSPAFVDGRRVTDTATLEVAVAVLAGLANKRIVAALRAQGIDAVGLAALDGGLVDTQRHEHSDQLGEVGQITGISPALLDTMLAQGRVPVLASIGAREGQLLNLNADDLASAVAVALRARALVLLSDVPGLTLNGSVVSTLSTEDAAVALLGAAVTGGMRPKLEAARLAIEGGVPSVHLGAWTGASTLVELLRGAGAGTTLVPVKADDV, from the coding sequence GTGGACGTGGGAGCGACCGCGCCGTCCTGCCCGGTCGTGCTCAAGCTCGGCGGTCGCGCGCTGGAGCGCGAGGGCGCGTGGGCCGAGCTGGCGACCGCGCTGCGCGCGCACCATGAGGGCATCGTGCTGGTGCACGGCGGCGGGGCCGAGGTTTCGGCATGGAGCCGGCGACTCGGCCTCTCTCCCGCATTCGTCGACGGGCGGCGGGTGACCGACACCGCGACGCTCGAGGTCGCGGTCGCGGTGCTCGCCGGGCTTGCCAACAAGCGCATCGTCGCCGCGCTGCGCGCCCAGGGGATCGACGCCGTCGGCCTCGCGGCGCTCGACGGCGGGCTCGTCGACACGCAGCGGCATGAGCACTCGGACCAGCTCGGCGAAGTCGGCCAGATCACCGGGATCTCCCCTGCGCTCCTCGACACGATGCTCGCGCAGGGACGCGTTCCGGTGCTGGCCAGCATCGGCGCCCGCGAAGGGCAGCTGCTCAACCTGAATGCCGACGATCTGGCTTCGGCCGTCGCGGTCGCGCTGCGAGCGCGGGCGCTCGTGCTGCTGAGCGACGTGCCCGGCCTGACGCTGAACGGCTCGGTCGTTTCCACGCTTTCCACCGAGGACGCGGCGGTAGCGCTCCTCGGCGCCGCGGTGACCGGAGGCATGAGACCCAAGCTCGAAGCGGCGCGGCTCGCGATCGAAGGAGGCGTGCCGTCGGTTCATCTCGGCGCCTGGACGGGAGCGTCGACGCTGGTGGAGCTGCTGAGGGGGGCGGGCGCGGGCACGACGCTCGTCCCGGTGAAGGCCGACGATGTCTGA
- a CDS encoding mycofactocin-coupled SDR family oxidoreductase — protein MSADLKGQVAFVTGAAHGQGRATALALADHGMDIAAFDVARQLPYPGYALGNAGDLSSLAQACEQRGARCLTFAGDVRDDAVVSQAVEDTARQFGRIDLLFNNAGICAYGLAHELTEEAWDAMLDINLKGAWLVARRIIPHMIERKSGVIVNNSSVGGLRGMRRLSHYAASKWGLTGLTKSWAIELAPHGIRVVSIHPTGVNTPMNDGLAELEGSTPKEIAERSAGNLLPVPWIEPEDVAKAVVFLASDDARYVTGSQFVLDAGLLTR, from the coding sequence ATGAGCGCCGATCTCAAAGGCCAGGTCGCGTTCGTCACCGGCGCCGCGCATGGCCAGGGACGCGCCACCGCGCTCGCGCTCGCGGATCATGGCATGGACATCGCCGCCTTCGACGTGGCCAGGCAGCTTCCCTACCCCGGCTACGCGCTGGGGAACGCCGGTGACTTGTCGAGCCTGGCTCAGGCCTGCGAGCAACGCGGCGCGCGCTGCCTGACGTTCGCCGGCGACGTGCGCGACGACGCCGTGGTGAGCCAGGCGGTCGAGGACACCGCCCGCCAGTTCGGCCGCATCGATCTCTTGTTCAACAATGCCGGGATTTGCGCGTACGGCCTGGCCCACGAGCTCACGGAAGAGGCGTGGGATGCGATGCTGGACATCAACCTCAAGGGCGCCTGGCTGGTGGCACGCCGCATCATCCCCCACATGATCGAGCGCAAGTCCGGCGTGATCGTCAACAACTCCTCGGTCGGCGGCCTGCGAGGCATGCGGCGGCTCAGTCATTACGCGGCGTCGAAGTGGGGCCTCACCGGCCTCACCAAGTCCTGGGCCATCGAGCTGGCGCCTCATGGAATTCGGGTGGTGTCGATTCACCCCACCGGCGTCAACACGCCGATGAACGACGGGCTCGCCGAGCTGGAAGGATCGACGCCCAAAGAGATCGCGGAGCGCTCGGCCGGCAATCTGCTCCCGGTGCCGTGGATCGAGCCCGAGGACGTCGCGAAGGCGGTCGTGTTCCTGGCCTCGGACGACGCCCGCTATGTGACGGGGTCACAGTTCGTCCTCGATGCCGGCCTGCTGACCCGATAG
- a CDS encoding sodium:solute symporter, whose protein sequence is MSALDWAVVVITLAGVVLYGVWRSRGERGLDDYLVAGRSLAWPMVAFSVMSTQASAITFLSTPGQAYADGMRFLQFYFGLPIAMVVLAATAVPIFHRLRVFTAYEYLETRFDAKTRALAALLFLIQRGLAAGLTIYAPSLILSVVLGWSIQWTILAIGALVMAYTVFGGSKAVSHTHSLQFAVIWSGLAIVAVVIASRLPHGISALDALAVAGRLGRLNIVDPTFDLENRYNLWSGLIGGCFLAMSYFGTDQSQVGRYLTGRSVTQSRLGLLFNGLAKVPMQFVVLGVGALVFAFYLFTPPPVFFNPEPLRAVERSELAPEFERAAGIQRAAATERADRARALVEARRLRDPAAVAQAGAALEQAHRDVEAARGATIDVLQKADPGLNPNDVNYVFLRFVLQNLPVGIIGLVLAMVFSASMSASSAEMSALSSTTIVDVWKRWLGGGGKPMHELHASRWITLMWGVFAIGFAEFAGRLGSLVEAVNVLGSLFYGTILGIFLTAFYLKRVGGTPVFIAAIVAEAVVLACFRWSKISFLWFNVVGCLVVIGLAAILALLVPRWRQVARTA, encoded by the coding sequence TTGAGCGCACTCGACTGGGCCGTGGTCGTGATCACGCTCGCCGGTGTGGTGCTCTACGGCGTGTGGCGCAGCCGCGGCGAGCGGGGCCTCGACGACTACCTGGTCGCCGGGCGGAGCCTGGCCTGGCCGATGGTGGCGTTCTCGGTGATGTCGACCCAGGCGAGCGCGATCACGTTTCTCTCGACGCCCGGCCAGGCGTATGCGGACGGCATGCGCTTCCTGCAGTTCTATTTCGGCCTGCCGATCGCCATGGTGGTGCTGGCCGCCACCGCGGTGCCGATCTTCCATCGTCTGCGCGTGTTCACGGCCTACGAGTACCTGGAAACGCGGTTCGACGCCAAGACCCGCGCGCTGGCTGCGCTGCTGTTCCTCATCCAGCGCGGGCTGGCGGCGGGGCTCACGATCTACGCGCCGTCGTTGATCCTGTCCGTGGTGCTTGGCTGGAGCATCCAGTGGACGATCCTGGCGATCGGCGCGCTGGTCATGGCCTACACCGTGTTCGGAGGCTCCAAGGCGGTGAGCCACACACACTCGCTCCAGTTCGCCGTCATCTGGAGCGGGCTCGCCATCGTGGCCGTGGTGATCGCGTCCCGCCTGCCGCACGGCATATCGGCCCTCGACGCGCTGGCGGTGGCCGGGCGGCTCGGACGGCTCAACATCGTCGACCCGACGTTCGATCTCGAGAACCGATACAACCTGTGGTCGGGCCTGATCGGCGGCTGTTTCCTCGCCATGTCCTACTTCGGCACCGACCAGTCGCAGGTGGGCCGCTACCTCACCGGCCGCTCGGTGACGCAGAGCCGGCTGGGTCTCCTCTTCAACGGGCTCGCCAAGGTCCCGATGCAGTTCGTGGTGCTGGGTGTGGGCGCCTTGGTGTTCGCCTTCTACCTGTTCACGCCGCCGCCGGTGTTCTTCAACCCCGAGCCGCTGCGCGCCGTCGAGCGCTCGGAGCTGGCGCCCGAGTTCGAGCGCGCGGCCGGGATCCAGCGGGCGGCGGCGACCGAACGTGCGGACAGGGCCCGGGCGCTGGTCGAGGCGCGGCGGCTCCGCGATCCCGCCGCGGTCGCTCAGGCCGGCGCGGCGCTCGAGCAGGCGCACCGCGATGTCGAAGCCGCGCGCGGCGCGACCATCGACGTGCTCCAGAAGGCCGACCCCGGACTCAATCCCAATGACGTGAACTACGTTTTCCTGCGCTTCGTGCTCCAGAACCTGCCGGTCGGGATCATCGGGCTGGTGCTGGCCATGGTGTTCTCGGCCTCGATGTCGGCGAGCTCGGCGGAGATGAGCGCGCTCTCGTCGACCACCATCGTCGACGTCTGGAAGCGCTGGCTCGGCGGAGGCGGCAAACCCATGCACGAGCTGCACGCGTCGCGCTGGATCACCCTGATGTGGGGCGTGTTCGCCATCGGCTTCGCGGAATTCGCCGGACGCCTCGGCAGCCTGGTCGAGGCGGTGAACGTGCTCGGCTCGCTCTTCTACGGCACCATCCTTGGAATCTTCCTGACCGCCTTCTATCTGAAGCGCGTCGGTGGCACGCCGGTGTTCATCGCCGCCATCGTGGCCGAGGCGGTGGTGCTCGCCTGCTTCCGATGGAGCAAGATCTCATTCCTGTGGTTCAACGTCGTCGGCTGCCTGGTGGTGATCGGCCTCGCGGCCATTCTGGCGCTGCTGGTGCCCCGCTGGCGTCAGGTGGCGCGCACGGCCTAG
- a CDS encoding arginine repressor: MSRSRRLAVISQLLGGRSFHSQEELTKALARAGIEVTQATLSRDLRSLGVGKRPDDGGRSAYRLPAPAAEMLDRERQRLDLRAFVNEVRVAQNLAVVRTPPGHAHAVGRAIDLSGYEGVVGSVAGDDTILVVLEERTAAMRFKRWLEGVATAAATGAK; encoded by the coding sequence ATGAGCCGCTCGCGGCGACTGGCGGTCATTTCGCAGCTCCTCGGCGGTCGCTCGTTCCACAGCCAGGAGGAGCTGACCAAGGCGCTCGCGCGCGCCGGCATCGAGGTCACGCAGGCGACGCTGTCGCGCGACTTGCGCAGCCTCGGGGTCGGCAAGCGGCCCGACGACGGCGGGCGCTCCGCGTACCGGCTGCCCGCGCCGGCCGCCGAGATGCTGGATCGTGAGCGCCAGCGCCTCGATCTGCGGGCGTTCGTCAACGAGGTGCGGGTGGCGCAGAACCTCGCCGTGGTCCGGACCCCGCCCGGCCACGCGCATGCGGTGGGGCGCGCCATCGACCTCTCCGGCTACGAAGGCGTGGTCGGATCCGTGGCCGGCGACGACACCATCCTCGTGGTCCTCGAGGAGCGCACGGCAGCCATGCGCTTCAAGCGCTGGCTCGAAGGCGTCGCGACGGCCGCCGCGACCGGCGCGAAGTGA
- a CDS encoding DUF2911 domain-containing protein encodes MKSSRILVTTAALAAVSLVTGVAFGELVTPRVSPKVSLTQTLGVTDITLVYSRPGVRNRTVWGELVPMGKPWRTGANEATTFTTSHDIKINGQSLPAGTYSFFTIPDATEWTIVFSKQKDLWGAFDYDEKQDQLRVKAQPVAAEYREWMELDFEELSPAALPQSPSAGKLVLRWEKIAVPITVETDMSNLVLASARDEMSKLKADDWRTPFRAASFSFDNNLNNQAEAKGWAQKSVSIQENFQNLSLLAKIQAKEGKKKDAVATANKAVKLGKASKNPVDTAPTEKLIAEWSGKK; translated from the coding sequence ATGAAGTCCTCCCGCATCCTCGTCACGACGGCCGCGCTGGCCGCCGTGAGCCTCGTGACAGGAGTCGCCTTCGGCGAGCTCGTCACGCCGCGTGTCAGTCCCAAGGTCAGTCTGACCCAGACGCTCGGCGTCACCGACATCACGCTGGTCTATTCGCGTCCCGGCGTGCGCAACCGCACGGTGTGGGGCGAGCTGGTGCCCATGGGCAAGCCGTGGCGCACCGGCGCCAACGAGGCCACCACCTTCACCACCTCCCACGACATCAAGATCAACGGACAGAGCCTGCCGGCCGGCACCTACAGCTTCTTCACCATTCCCGATGCCACCGAGTGGACGATCGTGTTCAGCAAGCAGAAGGATCTGTGGGGCGCCTTCGACTACGACGAGAAGCAGGACCAGCTCCGAGTGAAGGCTCAGCCGGTCGCCGCCGAGTACCGCGAGTGGATGGAGCTCGACTTCGAGGAGCTCTCCCCCGCAGCGCTGCCTCAGTCTCCTTCCGCCGGCAAGCTGGTGCTGCGCTGGGAAAAGATCGCGGTGCCGATCACGGTCGAAACCGACATGAGCAACCTGGTCCTGGCCTCGGCGCGCGATGAGATGTCGAAGCTCAAGGCCGACGACTGGCGGACGCCGTTCCGTGCGGCCAGCTTCAGCTTCGATAACAACCTGAACAATCAGGCCGAGGCCAAGGGGTGGGCTCAGAAATCCGTATCGATCCAGGAGAACTTCCAGAACCTGAGCCTGCTGGCGAAGATCCAGGCCAAGGAAGGCAAGAAGAAGGACGCGGTCGCGACGGCGAACAAGGCGGTGAAGCTCGGCAAGGCCAGCAAGAACCCCGTCGACACGGCGCCCACCGAGAAGCTGATCGCGGAGTGGAGCGGCAAGAAGTAA